The sequence GTCGCACGGCTAGGCTGAAGTGGAGCGGGAGCTGATGTTTGAGATCGCCGTCTTTGGCCTTACCTTCTGGGCCACCGTCTCCACGCCGCTGAGGAGTTTGTGGGCCATGTCGCTCATCTCCAGGGCCTGGCTGCCGCTGCCGCGGCCGGGGCTGGGGAGGTCCTCCTGGGGCAGGCTCTGGTGGAGCTGGAACAGGGGCTCTCTCCACGCCGCCAGCAGCTCCAGGATCACCGCCGTTAGCTCTTCCCTCtgtgggggcggggaggggggaggatgtGTTTGCACCAGGTATACAGAGCCCCATcaaacacaggtgtgtgtgtgtgtgtgtgtcaggcctgAGTCAAGTActtggtgcaaaaaacatcatCCCTCAGACTGCATATGTATGGTCACTTCAAGCGTttggaactgtacttcgctctggggtctttcagtacatttgtccctggttctgatttgtcGTTTGTGGCCAAATGCCTGGAATGTAAAAACCTTTTTCGACGTTTTTACTGAGCTTGGCGGTAGGGAGGGCGGAGGGGTTGGTGGGCAGCTTGCTTACCGCCAGGCTCTGGGCGTTCTCTTTGCCGTTGGGTGTGAGGATGGCGGAGGTGTGGCATTTCCGGCTCATTCTGCCGATTTGGTTTCTGCTGCGGAGAAAGTTCTGCTCCTGCACGAGAACGTCGGGAGAAGCGAGGTCAAAGAAGAGCTGTGTGAAAAGCTGCTTATCCAAGGACTGAATCAGGCATCACACAAACCTGTATATGTTCCTATTTTTTCCCAGTAAATCATCTGTGACTATCTGTGTAAAACACTAGAAACATGAGTTCAAGGGGAGCaaatttaaattgtttttgctCATTCCTTCTACCTGCAACCAGTTGCTTTTGGCAATTGCGAATTGCTTGGCCCTCAAGCAAATGGCAAAACCTTGGGAACATTCCGAGAGGTAGAAAGGCACCGCTGCCTTGTGTACAAacagacgaggaggaggaggaggaggaggaggaagaaggtgAAGGGACTCACCCACTGGGAGTGCAGGTCATTGGAGAGCCCGTGCATCCTGGCCGAGTGCTGGAGGACCCTGTCGAGGAGATCCGTCAGGGAGAGCAGCTGGCACCGGGCCTGCCCCTGGGCACAGACTGGAGCTGCCCGTGACCACAGCCCCTCATCCAGGCACAGCAAGACCAGCAGCATCACAGACACTGCAGGGACCGGCGTGGGGAGCGTTAGCATCACACACTGCAGGAACTGGTGTGGGTAGCGTTGGCATCACACACTACAGGAACTGGTGTGGGTAGCGTTAGCATCACAGACATTGCAGAAACCGGTGtggttagcgttagcatcacacactgcagaaaccaGTATGGTTTGCATTAGAAACCaggggggtatatcacaaaCAGGATTTCTGAGctcagagtaaaacccagaaaccttgcaaaactggaacatggactgatcagctgttccgggttttactcggtgaatttatccagctaactcgatCATCCTGCTTCTTGATATAACCCCCTGGATTATTACGCTTGCATCTGACACCGGAGAAACCAGCGTTATTTGTGGTAATAGAAAAAAATCACTCCGTATAAATAAGAACTTATCGCAATCTCAATACACGAGTTGTCGCAATAATAATGGTTGTATTCATAAATCAGCAATCCAGCAAATGGTTtattaataaagtgtatataataatctgcattttaaaatgagcagGTCTAAATGATAGCACAGTCAGCATGCATCCTTTTCCCAAAGTCAGCCTCGTCTCCGATAAGCAGAGAGTGGAGCCGTTCGCGTTACCTTGCGTCCTTTTCGTTGACATTCTCTGAGCTGTCCCCTTGTGCTCCTGCCAGTCCTGAGGGTGGGCCAGTCTTCAGCCCGACTGTGAGGAGCGCCGTCGTTATATGGGTACAGgacagggcagggcggggcgggggtgggggcggggggtgagcgTGGGTTCATATTAGTCATGTTCAGGCCCTGAAGCTCCTTGACAGCCGTATGTAATCATCGAGCAGAGGAGGACGTCATCACCAGAAAGCAACAGGAGGAGATTGAggattcccccccaccccccgctcaCCCCGCAGGTGAACCtctcaaaaaaacaaacctatTATCCGTCACTGAACCTCGACCACTGGTCTGTGAATGGTGCGGGTCTGTGAATGGTGCGCGTCTGAATGGTGCGCGTCTGTGAATGGTGCGGGTCTGTGAATGGTGCGTGGCTGTGAATGGTGCGGGTCTGTGAATGGTGCGGGTCTGTGAATGGTGCGCGTCTGTGAATGGTGCGCGTCTGTGAATGGTGCGGGTCTGTGAATGGTGCGTGTCTGTGAATGGTGCGGGTCTGTGAATGGTGCGCGTCTGTGAATGGGGCGGGTCTGTGAATGGTGCGGGTCTGTGAATGGTGCGGGTCTGTGAATGGTGCGGGTCTGTGAATGGTGCGGGTCTGTGAATGGTGCGGGTCTGTGAATGGTGCGGGTCTCTGAATGAGAGCTCTGTGGGGATTTTCCAGTGAGCGAACTCGACTTCGGTTCATCCCCCGACTTGACGTGACCGAGCCGTGAGGGGAGTGACCCCGCCAAAACGCCCGCCTGACCTCCGTCGTGGTCTCGCGGCGCACGTGCCTGCCCCGCACGTGCTCAGTGGGGTTTCTGTACAAGGGACAGCAGCCGTACTGGAGAAAGGGCACTCTGTCATTGGCCGGCTCAGCTTTTCAGATCTTCGTCTGTTCAGTGCAGAAATTTGCTGTGCGTCTTCATAATAGTCACTATGCGAAGGGAACAGACATTTCGCAGCAAGTTGTATTATTAAtgacaaaagaaaatgtatgcaagttgaagttgaagttgTACCCAGCCAAACTTCAAATCCAGGTCCATCTTTCAGCCCTGTTCTAATCAAGTAACATAAACAAGAAGACGGGGAAGCGGCTGCTATCACCAGAAGGTGTAACGTCCATTCCATGGTaggtttttctcctgaggaatgtgggttatgattatggttgcttttTGACTCTCTGACACAAACTCTTGactgatgtgaattggaccataTAGAGAACCGCAAATAAAGGCAACCGGCAtccctgtgttcagaagaccGTGTTACCTGCCCTGTTCGTAGTCTCTTGTTGGCTAAAGCTTCCTCACCACAATATCACAGCGGGGCACTATTACTATGTctctgtatgctgaaatggatcgcgtTTGTGACTCGTTCCAAGTTTTTCtgaaaacagaaggaattatacactcacaaaaacgaaagctgatctggaagtatttttgtatttattcatcatgaaagttgcactgttgtGCAGTGTAGTGAGTTTACGTTACCAAGGCTGCGTGTGGAAAGTGCCGATTCTAATCTAGGCCTTAAACTGTCAATGAAGACCTAAACAGACGGAGGGCAGGCGGAAGCATTTTATTCACTCATTCAGTGGGTTAACCGGGGATCGAGCAAGTGCATTTGTGTTTCAAGCAATGTTATAAATGACCAGTCAATGATTTAAAGTGCATAACAGTCAAATACCTAAACCTAaacaggagaggagaagaaaaacacTTAACCACTGAGTAACTTTTGGTCACTGGCGGTTCGCGGGTGACCTTTGGTTTCTGGTTTTGGGGGTTAGTGGCAGAGCTTTGGTCACTGGTTTGCTGGTTAGCGGGAGAGCTTTGGTCACTGGTTTGCTGGTTAGCGGGAGAGCTTTGGTCACTGGTTTGGCTGTTAGTGGGAGAGCTTTGGTCAGTAGTTTGGCTGTTTGGAAGTTCAAAAGCTTTTTTCTAGAGACACAGTGTGCAGTTGAGTAGGCCTCAAGCCGAAATGAATTtcacatgaataaaaaaatgaccAGGGCTTGACGTTAACTCTAACCAAATGCGGGCAGAATTCTGAAGCAAGACTATGACCCGGGGCCAGTGAGTCTTTGTTTTGGGTGACGTAATGGTTGGAATGAGCGCAAAAATCCCCGCCACGTGTACTTGCGCACTATCTCTGCCAGGCagcgacctttgacctttggcATGAGTGGGGCAACCCCCAAAACGCCGGACGTCACAGATAGAACCGATGGTTTCAGAGCATGAGACTGCGAGCCCTTGGGCTCCACGTGCAGGAGCCGGACGAGCGTCGGCGTGAGGCGTGaggcatcacattacatcacattacatcacattacatcacatttggcagaccctcttatccagagcgacgtacaacaaagtgcatacccataaccagggctaagtgtgctgaaagaccctagagcaggggtcggcaaccttggtcctggagagccgcagggtgtgctggctttcgttgttatttggcattaattgatcagtgaaagccgttgattacacagttaactcgcctcaactggtttcttgggtctgaatcaggttgcttattttaaggtggagatgaaagccagcacaccctgcggctctccaggaccagggttgccgacccctgccctagagggaagtgcaatttcaactgctacctgcacaacaaagataaggaccagggcccatttgatatttatttttatttatttatttttcttcaaactgcaacacgcaaatgtatgaacaaaccccttaactagccaaacactgcttacctagccaaactaaaaatactgatagacagaaagtaaatcacagaaagataacaattaaggttcacagggaggtagggagggacggggagaggtgctgcttgaagaggtgcgtcttaatttgcgcttgaagatgggaagagattctacagttctgacctcaatggggagttcgttccaccaccgtggagccagaacagacagtagtcgtgagcgtgaggtggaagtttgaAGAGGGGGaagtgccaagcggcctgtggaggctgaacgaagaggtctggcaggggtgtagggtctgatgattttttgtaggtaagctggggaagaccccttaactgcttggaaggctagcaccaatgttttgaatttgatgcgagccatgacaggcagccagtggagggaagtaagcaggggggtgacctgtgagtatttgggaaggttgaagctAGGAGgacagccaagagggaattgcagtagtccaggtgggacaaaaccatcgcttggaccaggagctgggtcgagtagggggtgagaaaggggcggattctccgtatgttgtataggaagaaccctggtcctggagagccacagggtgtgctggctttcgttgttacatggcattaattgatcaatgaaagccattgattacacagttaactcacctcacctggtttcttgggtctgaatcggttgcttattttaaggtggagacgaaacccagcacaccctgcggctctccaggaccagggttgccgacccctgccctagggaaatggagagatccagatggggagaggtaatagcagggatgaatatcatttcagtcttacctgggttgagctttagatggtggttgtccatccagctctggatatcactcaggcaagcagagatacgggctgaaacctgcgtatcagatggagggaaggaggtgaagagttgggtatcgtccgcatagtagcggtaggatagaccatgtgcagtgataacggggccaagggaacgagtgtaaagagagaaaaaagaagcggccCGAGAAGTAGggctcaatccagtccagggctgtgccacagatgcccgttgctgccggggcggacaggaggatggagtgatccacagtgtcgaaggcagcagagagatctagaagaatgaggacagaggagagggaggctgcttgtgcggcatggagtgattcactgacggagaggagcgcggtctctgtcgagtggcccgatctgaagccagactgatgggggtctagcaggttgttgttagaaaagaaagaagaaagttgactagacgTTAGTGTGAGGCACGTTAGCATGAGGCACGTTAGTGTGAGGCGCAATAGCGTTAGTGTGAGGCACGTTAGCATGAGGCACGTTAGTGTGAGGCGCATTAGTGTGAGGCACGTTAGCATGAGGCGCGTTAGTGTGAGGCGCAATAGCGTTAGTGTGAGGCACAATAGCGTTAGTGTGAGGCACGTTAGTGTGAGGCGCATTAGCGTTAGTGTGAGGCGCAATAGTGAGGCGCATTAGCGTTAGTGTGAGGCGCGTTAGTGTGAGGCACGTTAGCATGAGGCACGTTAGTGTGAGGCGCAATAGCGTTAGTGTGAGGCACGTTAGCATGAGGCGCGTTAGTGTGAGGCGCAATAGCGTTAGTGTGAGGCACAATAGCGTTAGTGTGAGGCACGTTAGTGTGAGGCGCGTTAGTGTGAGGCGCAATAGCGTTAGTGTGAGGCACAATAGCGTTAGTGTGAGGCACGTTAGTGTGAGGCGCGTTAGTGTGAGGCGCATTAGCGTTAGTGTGAGGCGCATTAGCGTTAGTGTGAGGCGCGTTAGCGTTAGTGTGAGGCGCATTAGCGTTAGTGTGAGGCACATTAGCATTAGTGTGAGGCGCATTAGCGTTAGTGTGAGGCATGTTAGCGTGAGGCGCATTAGCGTTAGTGTGAGGCACGTTAGTGTGAGGCGCATTAGCGTTAGTATGAGGCGCATTAGCGTTAGTGTGAGGCACATTAGCGTTAGTGTGAGGTGCATTAGCGTCAGGCGTGAGGCACATTAGTGTGAGGCGCATTAGTGTCAGGCGTGAGGCGCATTAGTGTGAGGCGCATTAGTGTGAGGCACGTTAGCGTTAGAGCGAGGCGCATTAGCGTCTGGCGTGAGGCACGTTAGTATGAGGCGCGTTAGCGTTAGTGTGAGGCGCATTAGTGTGAGGCGCATTAGCGTTAGTGTGAGGCGCGTTAGCGTGAGGCGCATTAGCATTAGTGTGAGGCGCGTTAGCGTTAGTGTGAGGCGCGTTAGTGTGAGGCGCATTAGCGTTAGTGTGAGGCGCGTTAGTGTGAGGCGCATTAGCGTTAGTGTGAGGCGCGTTAGCGTTAGTGTGAGGCGTGAGTGCGTTAGCGTGAGGCGTGAGCACGATGACTGCATCCAGTCCACTGAAGGGAAAGTAGCATTATTAGCCGGGGTTGACCTCGATGTTATGAGAGAGCCGACATAAGAATGGAGAAgtcgtgtgcacgtgtgtatggcTAAcactgagctccataatgtttgggacaaatacttttttcactttgtttttttttgtgtacttctacacaattttagatttgcaatTGAACAATTCACACGTGGTTGAAGTACATGTTCTCAGATTCTGTTTAAGGGCTTTATACACTTTGTTTTCTCCATGTAAGAATTGCAGCGCTTTGCCATTGCTGGGCGTCATAACAATTGGGACTTATTAGGGTTTCCTACTTTCTCATATCCTTTGCACGCAATGACCACACAGTGACCCATAGACCTCACCATCTGCTGATGATCTTCTCGACTGATGGTCTGCCTGGCCGTACTACAGTTAACTTCTGTTCCTGCTTGATTCAGGGTCTAATTGTTTTCTCTTACGCAAAAACGGTAAAAGTTTGTTTCGTTTTCGGTTACCGCGTGAGCGCCTTACGCGGTCGGCGTGACGCACCGAGTCAGCACCTCGGGCAAAGCTATGAATGGCCCAGCGCGCCAGCCTCGCGTTCAACTCTGCCTGCCGCGCGATGATGTCATGTACATTACAGTACTTAATCTTAGGTCTACAGTCTTCCTGCTCAACCCCTCATTAGTCCTACAGTGATGTCACGAATATCCCCTTGCTTCATAGAATATTTAATATCCGGTACCGGTGCACTTGTCAAACAATGTACGTCTTCACTTTTTGTGTCAAACATTGCTAATTGACATATCAGTGTGGAGATAGGTGGGtactctgtgtttttttttattcagacgAATTGGTCAGTTTATGAGCATGAACTGCTCGTTGCAGGTCCTGCCAGTTACTGACGAAACTGGCTTTATTGTGGTGTGCAAGGGGGAATTCAAGTGTTGCAATTTAAagacagaaaatacatttcgATTAActccagaaaaagaaaagaaaaaacccccaaaacagcAGCATTGCGTTAGCGAGCGGTGAAACTAGGGGCACGTTCAGTCGAAAAACATTTTGCTACAGTTTCCATGTTGAACGATACGTTCCCTCCCAACGGCGTGAAACGTTTGCAACAGGCTTTTAGGTAGCCTACGTTTGTTCCCGTTTGGCGGGTATGTCGGGGGTGCAGCCCGAATCAATAATGACGTAGGCCTACGCTTTAAAGACCGGAGAACGCCCTCTCAGACGCCGTCGTAGCGAATCGTCCCTGCTTCAGTCAGTCTGCCCAAGGTTTGCGGCACCGTGTTCGACGAATAACTGTCTCCGtttgaataaatgttttgtcGGGGCCGAACGTGACCCTGGCGAGGGCTGGTTGGTGAAACGAGTAACGTGGGGGCAGTTGACCTATCCGGTGTGGTGGGGTACAGGGCGAAACGAGGAATACCAACCGTCGCTCCGGGCTGCTACGTAAACGGAGCCTCCACGCTGCCTCGCTCACGAGAAATGAAGAAATATGAGAAATATGTCTGTAATTACTGAATACGGAAGGGTCCGGGGACGGATTTATCAGAAGAGGGACCATTTTTAAATGGTCACAGCCAGAGGACAGTGGGCCATTGAGAGGAATGgcgaattaatttaattattaactCATGAACAGATTTCTCTAATTTGATAAAATATGAGATAATTAGAACTAATATGttgtacattttacaaaataaatgatataataaggtaaatggttggcattaatatagcgcctttatccaaagcgctgtataattgatgctactcattcacccattctctcacacgcatgcacacacacacgcacacacacacacacacgcacacacacacactccaacggcgattggctgccatgcaaggcagcaacCAGGTCGTCAGGAGTGCTTATTAGTTGAGGTTAGATCTGAAAAGTATGTCACTGTAGCAGAGTCCTGGAGTCCTGAAAGATCCCCATTTCTTTcacaaatgttacatttaattgaGAATCAATTTTGGGCGAGAATGGTGCAAACGTGACGAAATGAAACCTTGTTTGTAGGAAGTTCAAACTAAACCTTGTTTCACCGGAGTTCAAACTAAAGAGATCTATACATCACAGATGCGTAAGACACAGAAATGTTGCTTTAGTTTAGACAAACGTAAGGAACTGCTTTGGCCTCAGGTTTTCAGAAATCAGGTGTAATCgcaactttttttttggaggTCCTAGGCGTACCTGTTCAACTTTAATAGAAACGTTTTGATCAAACggttatgtttttatgttttattgcaTTGCCGAATGTTGATGTTCTGTTCACGTCATGTTAATGGAAGTTGCCTAGTGACATTTTTTTATCATCTTTTACCTTCCATATTTCAGACACTGGCAAATTTTGTTTAACTGTGTACGTCTTGAATTGTATAGAAACTGCAAACTAAAAGCTTCGTGCTTTGACATTTTTGTACtttatgatttttaaaatatagacTCATTTTTtcgaaatatttatttaatactaTAAAGCAATGAATATAATTACCAGTGAGCATAAATTCTGTCTGTTTGGAAGTTGAAAAGGAAAAGACGGTCCGGTGGCCCCACCTACTGGCGTATATATGAACTTCTCACTTTGGGATTTCTCGCTGCAAATGGAATTCATGCAACGTACATTAGGTGGCGGTCAGAGCGCATTCCTGAGAACGGCAAAATGCCTCTATGAAATAAACGGGTTTCTTTGACTTAGAGTTGTACCAAACGTCGTTTTGCGAGTCTTGTCTGAATTCTCCGAACCCTGTCCGGTTGAATGACAGATGCTTGACGAGGGAATGTGTCGCTTAGATGCAATGACtgccgttttatttatttttattaattaaaagaaATTGTGACCCGTAGGTTATGAGAAGCATACATGAATacatatttcacaaaaatatgCAAGAGATTCTGTAGACCTCTGTAGAAGGGCATGTCgtctgttacattacataactTAGACTAATTTCTATGGACCATAGACGGCCATTCGTGAACAAATAATAATGAGCCATCCTCATTCGTCTTAAAGCCGtattttatacatatacatCTTCATAGCGTAGGTAGAGCATCGATTAGAATTGCTTTGCGGCCTCGAAGGGTGGCggttatttgttttttctttaaacCAGGAAATTCCAGGTCATTTGAGGGACTGATTCTCACCTGAAGTTCTAGACGcgtctcaaggataattaaaggaAACGGGATTGTGCACTAATGGAGTGCCGCATCAAAAGGTCTGAATCCATGTATAA is a genomic window of Conger conger chromosome 19, fConCon1.1, whole genome shotgun sequence containing:
- the prl2 gene encoding prolactin 2 encodes the protein MTNMNPRSPPAPTPAPPCPVLYPYNDGAPHSRAEDWPTLRTGRSTRGQLRECQRKGRKFLQCVMLTLPTPVPAVSVMLLVLLCLDEGLWSRAAPVCAQGQARCQLLSLTDLLDRVLQHSARMHGLSNDLHSQWEQNFLRSRNQIGRMSRKCHTSAILTPNGKENAQSLAREELTAVILELLAAWREPLFQLHQSLPQEDLPSPGRGSGSQALEMSDMAHKLLSGVETVAQKMQVLGMLGNGVSSVPSPDAPPPPPSAQRRSLGPALLLHCFRRDSHKVHNYLSLLKCTVDPEHGC